In Bacteroidales bacterium, the following are encoded in one genomic region:
- a CDS encoding acetate--CoA ligase family protein → MINSQLLNPTSIVVIGGSNDISKPGGKVLKNIIDGTFGGQLFVVNPKETEVQGIKSFANPADLPQVDLAVLAIAAKYCLPTIEILAKERGARAFIILSAGFSEESHEGAEMEKKIVALIDSVGGVLIGPNCIGVMTPNHQSVFTLPIPKLEPQGADFISGSGATACFIMEAGIPKGLTFSSVFSVGNSAQTGVEEVLEYLDENFDSENSSRIKLLYIENISKPQKLLKHASSLIEKGCKIAAVKAGSSEAGSRAASSHTGAMATPDFAVDTLFRKAGIVRCYGREDLIAVASVFMHKPLNGNNIAIITHAGGPAVMLTDALSQGGLQVPHIEHPAAKDLLTHLFPGSSVANPIDFLATGNAEQLGTIMDYADQKFDEIDAMIVIFGTPGLFKIFDVYNVLHEMMQQCHKPVYPVLPSTLTASEEVADFISKGHVFFPDEVVLGNALARVYATPKPATLIKPDFSIDKKTIREIIENSDNGYLEPVKVQALLDAVGIPRAGEAVVQTKKIAVETAEKFGYPVVMKVVGPVHKSDKGGVILDVKDSAMVEKHFDFIMKIEGATSVMIQPMLKGAELFAGVKYEPGFGHMLLCGLGGIFIEVLKDVSATLVPASKSEASAMIKNLKGYKLFKGVRGKPGINEDIFAEIIVRLSALIEAAPEITELDLNPLLGLPDKVVAVDARMCVEKA, encoded by the coding sequence ATGATAAACAGCCAACTCCTCAACCCAACAAGCATTGTCGTAATCGGCGGATCAAATGATATTTCCAAACCAGGTGGCAAAGTCCTGAAGAACATCATTGACGGAACCTTTGGTGGACAGCTTTTTGTGGTGAACCCAAAAGAAACTGAAGTTCAGGGAATAAAGAGTTTTGCAAATCCCGCTGATCTTCCCCAGGTTGATTTGGCTGTGCTGGCAATTGCCGCAAAATATTGCCTGCCCACCATCGAAATACTGGCCAAAGAAAGAGGGGCACGTGCCTTCATCATCCTTTCGGCAGGTTTCAGCGAAGAAAGCCATGAAGGAGCGGAAATGGAAAAAAAGATTGTTGCATTGATTGATAGTGTTGGCGGTGTGTTGATTGGCCCAAACTGTATTGGTGTAATGACCCCAAACCATCAAAGTGTTTTCACTCTTCCCATCCCAAAATTAGAACCTCAGGGCGCTGATTTTATCTCTGGTTCTGGCGCTACTGCATGTTTTATTATGGAAGCCGGAATTCCAAAAGGTCTCACATTCTCCAGCGTATTTTCAGTTGGCAACAGCGCCCAGACCGGCGTTGAAGAAGTTCTTGAATATTTAGACGAAAACTTTGATTCTGAAAACAGTTCCAGGATCAAATTGCTGTACATCGAAAATATCTCCAAACCACAGAAACTACTAAAACATGCAAGTTCATTAATTGAAAAAGGTTGTAAAATAGCTGCCGTTAAAGCAGGATCATCAGAAGCCGGAAGCCGTGCAGCCTCATCGCATACCGGCGCTATGGCAACGCCCGATTTTGCCGTTGACACACTTTTCAGGAAAGCAGGCATTGTGCGCTGTTACGGGCGAGAAGATCTGATAGCTGTTGCATCGGTTTTCATGCATAAACCATTGAATGGCAATAACATTGCCATTATCACACATGCCGGCGGCCCGGCGGTTATGCTTACTGATGCGCTTTCACAGGGAGGTTTGCAGGTTCCACATATTGAACATCCTGCAGCAAAAGACCTACTTACACATTTGTTTCCCGGTTCCTCCGTTGCGAACCCAATTGATTTCCTGGCAACCGGAAATGCAGAACAATTGGGAACAATCATGGATTATGCGGATCAGAAATTTGATGAGATTGATGCCATGATCGTGATTTTTGGAACGCCTGGCTTGTTTAAGATATTTGATGTTTACAATGTGCTGCATGAAATGATGCAGCAATGCCACAAGCCCGTGTATCCCGTGTTGCCATCCACACTTACTGCAAGTGAGGAAGTAGCGGACTTTATCAGCAAAGGACATGTTTTTTTCCCTGATGAAGTTGTGTTGGGCAATGCGTTGGCAAGGGTTTATGCGACCCCAAAACCTGCAACTTTGATTAAACCTGATTTCTCTATTGATAAGAAAACAATTCGCGAAATCATTGAAAATTCAGACAATGGCTATCTCGAACCCGTGAAAGTACAGGCCTTGCTTGATGCTGTTGGAATTCCCCGTGCAGGCGAAGCGGTGGTTCAGACTAAAAAAATCGCTGTAGAAACTGCTGAGAAGTTTGGCTATCCGGTGGTAATGAAAGTGGTGGGCCCGGTTCACAAATCAGATAAAGGCGGCGTGATCCTTGATGTGAAAGATTCGGCGATGGTTGAAAAGCATTTTGATTTCATCATGAAAATTGAAGGTGCAACATCCGTGATGATTCAACCTATGCTTAAAGGCGCTGAGCTTTTTGCTGGTGTTAAATACGAACCCGGCTTCGGCCACATGCTGCTTTGCGGCCTTGGTGGCATATTCATTGAAGTGCTGAAAGATGTAAGCGCCACCCTGGTTCCGGCTTCAAAATCGGAAGCTTCGGCCATGATAAAAAACCTGAAAGGCTATAAACTTTTCAAAGGTGTTCGCGGCAAGCCAGGCATCAACGAGGATATTTTTGCCGAAATCATTGTAAGGCTCTCAGCCCTCATTGAAGCTGCTCCTGAAATCACTGAATTAGACCTTAACCCTTTGCTTGGACTGCCCGATAAGGTTGTTGCCGTAGATGCAAGGATGTGTGTGGAAAAGGCTTAG
- a CDS encoding S8 family serine peptidase, which yields MKRMNYLKLIVLGFYLLSSNVFAQEVYEIKRGERPPIDLTKVTPDAYEPGILKIKVQPQLFEYLGNKRMVAGELGFVETGIDALDELNRSLGVSDYKPLFSSLYETNSKAFHYEARHQAWGLHLWFELTIDAKTDVLEAVKMFSSLNDIELAEPEYKKQLVIDDPDFRKKVSEIQTGDTLPMRWSSNDPQYNNQWHYTNTGQQGGTAGCDIKLQQAWDFEKGFNNVIVAIVDGGIQINHSDLAANMWSGVGYNFVSGSPTIVAHNHGTHVAGTVAAVNNNNIGVAGVAGGSGSGDGIRLMSCQVFTASSSGGFHTAPVYAADNGASISQNSWGYTQVGVYDASVLDAIDYFNVNGGGNSLIGGITIFAAGNSNASGQWYPGCYSGAFSVAATNNQDKKAWYSNYDTWVDVSAPGGETNSLSARGVLSTLTGNSYGYYQGTSMACPHVSGIAALVASLAQRNGLSLLNTDVKQILKNTTDNHYAVNTNFTGKLGSGRVNAFKALVEVQDMLSGIMNPLFLNANALGANQVNLSWQKNPQGNNVILAWSLEDSIASPIDGIVYEVGQTLPGNGTILYKGALESFEHIDLLDATTYYYKIWSVNDLIEYSSGREVSASTDCELYTELPFIQDFNESSNAPNCWAVIDNKGNGQVWKFGRGAILTGTTGNYAYLNSDFYGQGNSQNSDLISATFDFSGYTDVTLTFTHYYRQYSSASTARLFYSIDNGLTWLTLQTWTSTIPNPSSFNQIIPEVGGQGAVKFKWNFTGTWAYYWSIDDIGVSGTVTGPSTYFTAEPTNALVGETITFADAVGSTSYSSWEWEFGDGADPPAASGQGPHEVVYYTNGEKTVSLTLDGVYSEIKADYVSVNEQVVVYTEDFEPAATFTTVPAGWDIKRNTAADGGLNGNNLVDAIADAWILNTLTDGLTTPETYIKNGQASLAINYTAPDYTWAISPQLEIPTDYIVELSFWLWYANDAGQGPKPTNFYLTVFSEGNWNTLQSWVGEQNNLYQDQQFIDVTAYAGKTVRFGFVYQQTGGYPVALDDIFLTSDAPPFWVWLGAECINWHNPANWTKGVPDVNSNVVILPCDLNPTVSTSLEVHDLMISAGSNLTIAPGGELTIFGEVKNNEGNSGLVLLSNTSTPASTIPDASLLHSTPGIEATVERYISGDPMAWHQLSSPVASHSIEAANPGNFNDGSFMTWYEPANTWVNFSNTIVWPTWEDANSGNTFLSAKAYLAAYNGNPLKEFSGILNQGEISFDLSHQAHPDDNPGFNLVGNPYPSSIDWKAESGWTRNSLASSGDPAGYTIWIWNPEAGQYGAYNSASLSDEGTNNVTRNIAPMQGFWVKAAENGLLTMNNEVRVHSQQYWIKNSGNNGQLLKLAVSTTANPYRDEISLEFGHAVAAGGAEKFFSMKPDAPGLWSEKEDKKWSISFMPAVNENEAIILGFKPGISAIHTIEASGLESFEGVILEDLITGIMHDLRQIRSYSFIANTTDDNNRFRIHFKKSAIGLGSDPVLNTNIIYVVGNRLYVQNQVPASIVGIYDMQGKLLVQENLQTIGLHTIPLTLPAGIYMVKAINGNKTVTNKIVFK from the coding sequence ATGAAGAGAATGAATTACCTTAAGCTGATTGTTCTGGGGTTTTACCTATTGAGCAGCAACGTTTTTGCACAAGAAGTATATGAAATCAAACGTGGAGAACGTCCACCAATTGACCTTACAAAAGTCACACCCGATGCTTATGAACCTGGCATACTGAAGATCAAGGTTCAACCCCAACTATTTGAATACTTGGGCAATAAAAGGATGGTTGCGGGCGAGTTGGGATTTGTTGAAACAGGCATAGATGCGTTGGATGAATTGAACCGAAGTTTGGGTGTAAGTGACTATAAGCCTCTTTTCTCCTCACTTTATGAAACCAATTCAAAAGCATTTCACTATGAGGCGAGGCATCAGGCCTGGGGTTTGCATTTGTGGTTCGAATTGACAATAGATGCAAAAACCGATGTTCTCGAAGCCGTGAAGATGTTCTCTTCATTGAATGATATTGAACTTGCCGAACCGGAATACAAAAAGCAGCTTGTAATTGATGATCCGGATTTCCGTAAGAAAGTCTCTGAAATTCAAACCGGCGATACCTTGCCGATGCGCTGGTCATCAAACGACCCGCAATACAATAATCAGTGGCATTACACCAATACCGGCCAACAGGGAGGAACAGCCGGTTGCGATATTAAACTGCAGCAGGCCTGGGATTTTGAAAAAGGATTTAATAATGTAATTGTGGCCATCGTTGATGGAGGTATTCAGATCAATCACAGCGATCTGGCTGCCAATATGTGGTCGGGGGTGGGGTACAATTTTGTAAGCGGATCTCCCACTATTGTTGCTCATAATCATGGAACACACGTAGCAGGAACGGTTGCTGCCGTAAATAATAACAATATTGGAGTTGCTGGCGTTGCCGGTGGTTCGGGAAGTGGTGATGGCATCAGACTAATGTCGTGCCAGGTATTTACTGCTTCAAGCAGTGGCGGTTTTCATACTGCACCGGTGTATGCAGCAGATAATGGCGCTTCCATATCACAGAACAGTTGGGGTTACACCCAGGTGGGGGTTTACGATGCCTCGGTTCTGGATGCAATTGACTATTTCAATGTGAATGGTGGTGGAAACTCTCTCATTGGGGGTATAACAATTTTTGCTGCCGGAAACAGCAATGCAAGTGGCCAGTGGTACCCGGGTTGTTATTCGGGCGCTTTTTCGGTGGCTGCTACCAATAACCAGGACAAAAAAGCATGGTATTCAAATTACGACACCTGGGTTGATGTTTCGGCACCAGGGGGTGAAACCAATTCATTGAGCGCACGCGGCGTTTTGAGTACCTTAACCGGAAACAGTTATGGGTATTACCAGGGTACTTCAATGGCTTGCCCGCATGTTTCTGGAATTGCTGCATTGGTTGCTTCACTGGCTCAACGCAATGGGCTTTCATTGTTGAATACTGATGTGAAACAAATTCTCAAAAACACAACTGATAATCATTACGCTGTAAATACAAACTTTACAGGTAAACTGGGATCCGGCAGGGTAAATGCCTTTAAGGCGCTGGTAGAGGTTCAGGATATGCTATCCGGAATCATGAACCCATTGTTTTTAAATGCCAATGCGCTTGGTGCGAACCAGGTTAACCTGAGTTGGCAGAAAAATCCACAAGGCAACAATGTTATTCTAGCATGGTCACTTGAAGATTCAATTGCCAGCCCTATTGACGGCATTGTTTATGAAGTTGGTCAGACACTTCCCGGAAACGGCACCATACTTTATAAAGGCGCTCTTGAATCCTTTGAACACATTGATCTACTGGATGCAACGACCTATTATTACAAAATATGGTCAGTGAATGATCTCATTGAGTATTCTTCAGGTCGTGAAGTTTCAGCCAGTACCGATTGTGAATTATACACTGAATTGCCTTTCATCCAGGATTTTAATGAAAGCTCAAATGCTCCAAACTGCTGGGCTGTTATTGACAATAAAGGAAACGGTCAGGTTTGGAAATTTGGACGTGGAGCCATACTTACCGGAACTACCGGTAACTATGCTTATTTGAACAGCGACTTTTATGGTCAGGGTAACTCGCAAAATTCTGATCTGATCTCCGCTACCTTCGATTTTTCAGGATATACGGATGTGACACTTACATTTACGCATTATTACAGGCAATATAGCTCAGCCTCAACAGCCCGCCTCTTTTACAGCATTGACAATGGATTGACCTGGTTAACACTGCAGACCTGGACAAGTACAATCCCTAATCCATCAAGTTTTAATCAGATTATTCCTGAAGTTGGTGGCCAGGGTGCGGTGAAGTTTAAATGGAATTTTACAGGTACATGGGCCTACTACTGGAGCATTGACGATATTGGAGTGAGCGGAACTGTAACCGGGCCTTCTACATATTTTACTGCTGAACCTACCAATGCCCTTGTAGGTGAAACCATCACTTTTGCCGATGCAGTAGGCAGCACAAGTTACTCTAGCTGGGAATGGGAATTTGGTGATGGCGCCGATCCTCCGGCAGCAAGTGGCCAGGGTCCTCATGAAGTAGTGTATTATACCAATGGCGAAAAAACAGTCAGCCTTACCCTTGACGGTGTTTACAGCGAAATCAAAGCTGACTATGTTTCAGTGAATGAACAGGTAGTGGTTTATACTGAGGATTTTGAACCTGCTGCAACCTTTACCACTGTTCCAGCGGGATGGGATATCAAACGCAACACAGCGGCAGATGGTGGCTTAAATGGCAATAACCTTGTTGATGCCATTGCTGACGCCTGGATATTAAACACACTCACTGACGGACTAACTACTCCTGAAACCTATATCAAGAATGGACAAGCATCATTAGCTATTAATTATACTGCCCCGGATTATACCTGGGCAATCTCACCGCAGCTCGAAATACCAACAGATTACATTGTTGAACTGTCGTTCTGGCTCTGGTATGCCAATGATGCCGGCCAGGGCCCTAAACCAACAAATTTTTACCTGACTGTTTTTAGCGAAGGAAACTGGAATACACTACAATCCTGGGTAGGAGAGCAAAATAACCTTTACCAGGATCAGCAATTTATAGATGTAACGGCCTATGCTGGAAAAACAGTCAGGTTTGGATTTGTTTACCAACAAACGGGAGGTTATCCCGTAGCTTTAGATGATATTTTTCTTACCAGCGATGCACCGCCATTTTGGGTGTGGTTGGGTGCGGAATGTATTAACTGGCATAACCCCGCAAACTGGACCAAAGGAGTACCTGATGTAAATTCGAATGTTGTGATCTTACCTTGCGATCTAAATCCAACAGTAAGCACAAGCCTTGAAGTTCATGATCTTATGATCTCGGCTGGATCAAATCTTACAATAGCCCCAGGCGGTGAATTAACAATATTTGGTGAGGTGAAGAACAATGAAGGAAACTCCGGATTGGTATTACTTTCAAACACATCAACTCCGGCAAGTACAATTCCCGATGCTTCCCTGCTTCATTCAACTCCCGGAATTGAAGCTACAGTTGAGCGCTATATCAGTGGTGATCCGATGGCGTGGCATCAGCTTTCCTCACCAGTAGCTTCTCACTCAATTGAGGCCGCCAACCCAGGTAATTTTAACGATGGAAGTTTTATGACCTGGTATGAACCTGCAAATACCTGGGTCAACTTTTCCAATACTATAGTTTGGCCTACATGGGAAGATGCCAACAGCGGTAATACTTTCCTCTCAGCAAAAGCTTACCTGGCTGCATACAATGGCAATCCACTTAAAGAATTTTCCGGCATCCTGAACCAGGGCGAAATCAGCTTCGACCTTTCGCACCAGGCGCATCCGGATGATAATCCCGGCTTTAACCTGGTCGGAAATCCATATCCATCGTCAATTGACTGGAAAGCTGAATCTGGCTGGACTAGAAATAGCCTTGCTTCCTCTGGCGATCCTGCCGGTTACACAATCTGGATTTGGAACCCCGAGGCCGGCCAGTATGGCGCCTACAACTCTGCTTCACTCTCCGATGAAGGAACCAACAACGTGACCAGAAATATTGCCCCAATGCAGGGATTCTGGGTGAAGGCTGCAGAAAACGGGCTGTTGACCATGAACAATGAAGTTCGGGTGCATAGCCAGCAGTACTGGATCAAGAACTCAGGAAACAACGGTCAACTGCTAAAGCTAGCTGTCAGTACTACTGCGAACCCATACCGTGATGAGATTTCCCTGGAATTTGGCCATGCTGTTGCAGCAGGCGGCGCGGAGAAATTTTTCTCTATGAAACCAGATGCCCCGGGCTTGTGGTCGGAAAAAGAAGATAAAAAGTGGAGTATCAGCTTCATGCCGGCTGTAAACGAAAATGAAGCCATCATCCTTGGTTTTAAGCCAGGCATATCCGCAATACATACGATTGAAGCATCAGGACTAGAGAGTTTTGAAGGAGT